Proteins encoded by one window of Campylobacteraceae bacterium:
- a CDS encoding TRAP transporter large permease subunit, translating into MSVAVLFGIFFTLIILGTPISICLGAATFTTLMLFTDISPIEIGGLMFDKIEHYSLMAIPMFILAGNLLSKGSAAQRIIEFAKSIVGHLPGGLPISAIFASIIFAAVSGSSPATVVAIGSIMFGAIMQAGYPKKYAVGTIATAGSLGILIPPSIVLIVYGVTAEVSIGRLFMAGVVPGIMLGIMMMVVTYIGAVRLGFKRSEPKPWKYRLEKMKDASWGLMTIVIVIGGIYGGIFTPTEAAAVAAVWAFIVSVFIYKDITFKEFYNVSLDSAKTTAMIMFIITNAMLFAHFLTIENIPQGITETLIEANVDKYMFLLFVNVLLIVAGSFMEPSAIIMIMVPLLLPVAMALGIDPIHFGIVITINMELGMVSPPVGLNLFVTSGLTGMSMKDVIVAAFPWTLTIFVGLILVTYIPAIALWLPNLVYG; encoded by the coding sequence ATGAGTGTAGCAGTACTTTTTGGTATTTTCTTCACCCTAATTATTTTAGGTACCCCCATTTCTATCTGTTTAGGTGCAGCTACATTTACAACATTAATGTTATTCACAGATATTTCACCTATTGAAATTGGTGGATTAATGTTTGATAAAATTGAGCATTATTCACTTATGGCAATTCCTATGTTTATTCTTGCTGGTAATTTATTATCAAAAGGAAGTGCGGCGCAAAGAATTATTGAATTTGCTAAATCTATTGTAGGACATTTACCTGGTGGTTTACCTATTTCTGCTATTTTTGCATCTATTATTTTTGCAGCGGTTTCAGGAAGCTCACCAGCAACTGTTGTAGCTATTGGTTCTATTATGTTTGGGGCTATTATGCAAGCAGGTTATCCTAAAAAATATGCTGTTGGTACTATTGCAACAGCTGGTTCTTTAGGAATTTTAATTCCACCTTCAATTGTTTTAATTGTATATGGGGTTACAGCGGAAGTTTCTATTGGAAGACTGTTTATGGCAGGAGTAGTTCCTGGTATTATGCTAGGTATTATGATGATGGTTGTTACGTATATTGGAGCTGTTCGTTTAGGATTTAAACGAAGCGAACCAAAACCTTGGAAATACAGACTTGAGAAAATGAAAGATGCTTCTTGGGGATTAATGACCATTGTTATTGTTATTGGTGGTATTTATGGAGGAATTTTTACTCCTACTGAAGCTGCTGCAGTAGCCGCTGTTTGGGCCTTTATTGTATCTGTATTTATTTATAAAGACATAACTTTTAAAGAATTTTATAATGTATCTTTAGATTCAGCAAAAACAACAGCTATGATTATGTTCATTATTACCAATGCCATGCTTTTTGCTCATTTTCTAACCATTGAAAATATTCCACAAGGAATAACAGAAACATTAATTGAAGCAAATGTTGATAAATATATGTTCTTATTGTTTGTTAATGTATTATTAATAGTTGCTGGTTCTTTTATGGAACCAAGTGCTATTATTATGATTATGGTACCTTTATTACTTCCAGTTGCAATGGCACTTGGAATTGATCCTATTCACTTTGGAATAGTAATTACTATTAATATGGAATTAGGAATGGTATCCCCTCCTGTAGGTCTTAACCTCTTTGTAACCTCAGGGTTAACAGGAATGTCAATGAAAGATGTAATTGTTGCAGCTTTTCCTTGGACACTAACTATTTTTGTAGGACTTATACTAGTAACGTATATTCCAGCAATTGCTTTATGGCTTCCAAATCTTGTTTATGGATAG
- a CDS encoding TRAP transporter small permease, translated as MMFNIISIIIGHINQKIAAFGISAGVAVAFTNVVARYAFDASLVWATELTIFLFLWSVFFGAAYCFKKNAHIAVTVIVDIVPSKIAKIMLVTSSFISFIFLITISYYGYQYTLLIQELEEKSIDLWDLPMEYVYAVIPISFAFGAYRVAERIIVLIRTPHDKIVEENEGQVVLTEAGITSKDAIKLNEIVKEAEKKTGGML; from the coding sequence ATTATGTTTAATATTATTAGTATAATTATTGGTCATATAAACCAAAAAATAGCAGCCTTCGGCATTTCCGCCGGAGTTGCTGTTGCTTTCACGAATGTTGTTGCAAGATATGCGTTTGATGCGTCTTTAGTTTGGGCGACCGAACTTACAATTTTTTTATTCTTGTGGTCAGTTTTTTTTGGAGCTGCTTACTGTTTTAAAAAGAATGCACATATTGCTGTTACTGTTATTGTAGATATTGTTCCCTCAAAAATTGCAAAAATAATGTTAGTTACTTCTAGTTTTATTTCTTTTATATTTTTAATTACAATATCTTATTATGGATATCAATATACACTGTTAATACAAGAGTTAGAAGAAAAGTCCATTGATTTATGGGATTTACCAATGGAATACGTTTATGCTGTTATTCCTATTTCTTTTGCTTTTGGTGCTTACAGAGTTGCAGAAAGAATTATAGTTCTTATAAGAACTCCACATGATAAAATTGTAGAAGAAAATGAAGGACAAGTAGTGCTAACGGAAGCAGGAATTACAAGTAAAGATGCAATCAAATTAAATGAGATTGTAAAAGAAGCTGAGAAAAAAACAGGAGGTATGTTATGA
- a CDS encoding DctP family TRAP transporter solute-binding subunit: MSSVAVAALVLLSGNEVQAAEAEYVLKFSHVVSANTPKGKAAVYFEKRLEELSKGKIDVQIYPSSQLYKDNAVLKAIKLNSVQMAAPSFSKFGKIVPQLALFDLPFLFKDIDQLHRVQDGSVGADLKAMVNKKGFVALNFWDNHFKQLSSAKKALIVPADAKGQKFRIMSSKVLEAQFHSVGANPQMMPFSEVYSGLQQGVIDGQENTISNIYTKKFHEVQKYLTITNHGYLGYLVIMSKKFWNSLPADLQANVTQAMNDATDKEREYAEELNNSQLELIKEYAAKTGKLEIFTLTAEQKNAWKSAVSVIYPKFYDKKLIGEDLIKAALNTK; this comes from the coding sequence ATGTCTAGTGTTGCAGTTGCAGCATTGGTATTATTATCAGGTAATGAAGTACAAGCAGCAGAGGCTGAATATGTCTTAAAATTTTCACACGTTGTTAGTGCAAACACACCAAAAGGTAAAGCAGCTGTATATTTTGAAAAAAGATTAGAAGAATTATCTAAAGGTAAAATTGATGTACAAATTTACCCATCTTCACAGTTATATAAAGACAATGCAGTTTTAAAAGCTATTAAACTAAACTCAGTTCAAATGGCAGCACCAAGTTTTTCTAAATTTGGTAAAATTGTACCTCAATTAGCTTTATTTGATTTACCATTTTTGTTTAAAGATATTGACCAATTACACAGAGTTCAAGATGGTAGTGTTGGTGCAGATTTAAAAGCAATGGTTAATAAAAAAGGTTTTGTTGCTTTAAACTTCTGGGACAATCACTTTAAACAATTATCATCTGCTAAAAAAGCACTAATTGTACCTGCTGATGCAAAAGGTCAAAAATTTAGAATTATGTCTTCAAAAGTACTTGAAGCACAATTTCATTCTGTAGGAGCAAATCCACAAATGATGCCTTTTTCTGAAGTATACTCAGGTTTACAACAAGGTGTAATTGATGGACAAGAAAATACAATTTCTAACATCTATACTAAAAAATTCCATGAAGTTCAAAAATACTTAACAATTACTAACCACGGTTATTTAGGTTATTTAGTAATTATGAGTAAAAAATTCTGGAATTCTTTACCTGCTGATTTACAAGCGAATGTTACACAAGCTATGAATGATGCTACGGATAAAGAAAGAGAATATGCAGAAGAATTAAATAATTCACAATTAGAACTAATCAAAGAATATGCTGCAAAAACGGGGAAATTAGAAATATTTACATTGACAGCTGAGCAAAAAAATGCTTGGAAATCTGCTGTAAGTGTTATTTATCCTAAGTTTTATGATAAAAAGCTAATTGGAGAAGATCTAATTAAAGCGGCATTAAATACGAAATAA
- the gltB gene encoding glutamate synthase large subunit: protein MGNNVKLLTSFKDNCGFGLMADLKNRPSHNNLEDAITSLERMMHRGAVAADGKTGDGSGLLMSIPEKFMRKITSEEGIDLPENYGIAMIFTEDLSDIEIFKGICENNDLKILYTREVPINKDALGAQALACLPYIIQVFVAANSLMSSKRLDAMLYLTRKECEHQLLGKEEFYIPSFSSRVISYKGLIMPTHIKQFYVDFNDEDFAITFALFHQRFSTNTLPQWRLAQPFRTIAHNGEINSVEANRVNVRIKSEKIESEVFTQAELNRLFPILQEGGSDSASLDNMFEFLLVNGCDFFKAARSLIPAPWQNAPHMDPELRAFYEYTSTAMEAWDGPAAVSLTDGRYIGCLIDRNGLRPSKYVITKDHKIYITSEYGTIDFEEENIKERGRLQSGEMIGLDLKHGVVLKENDINDYLKSSQNYSKWLNNDMEYLQEYIDESFLDISDYTFDDLENRQKFYNITYEAIDQMIEPMSKDGKEPVGSMGDDTPLACFSEVNRNFTDFFRQKFAQVTNPPIDPYREKVVMSLETGFGQIHNILDEKSSYAKRLKVTSPILMQEKYNVLVSFGEKSSPRYDKYYKNQRFSTTFKTGLKEALENLAKEVIYSIVNNDVYIILLDDRAVSKDNKIIPMAMVVGYLNQALLKAKIRHSASFIAVSGEVYDPHMAAVLLAYGVTAIYPYMMYASTVALHERRLTNKYDMQKKLKNTQKALNGGLLKIMSKMGICTIASYRNSALFDLIGLSDEILEDCFDGSFSDLAGLGYEDIEKRIEKSHFNAYYDDSHMFPLDLGGFYKYIDGGEYHDYGPNTLMAMHNKKAKIKEDITDFDALRELVEKRDKKFIRDFFEFNSDKKAIPLEKVESLDEIFKRFASAAMSLGSISPEAHEAMAITMNTIGGMSNSGEGGEDPKRFGTLKNSKIKQVASGRFGVTPGYLRSAEEIQIKVAQGAKPGEGGQLAGHKVTAYIAGLRHTVEGVTLISPPPHHDIYSIEDLSQLIFDLKQINPEAKITVKLVSTVGVGTIAAGVAKAYADRIVISGADGGTGAAPLTSLKHTGNPWEMGLTEAHNALKANHLRGSVHLQTDGGLKTGLDVIKAAMLGAESYAFGTAALTLLGCKILRICHTNKCSVGVATQDEDLRTYFTGTVERLISYFSFIASDVRDILAKLGYSSIEEIVGRSDLLKVIDDKMAQKFDFSNILRRIDGVDTCQKERNVPYDKNKFEKELLKKVHRTIENPSSAIKIKVNICNTNRSFGTLISGEIAKYYGDKGLPDNSINIHLKGTAGQSFGAFLSKGMNLFLDGPANDYIGKGMNGGKIIINPFHQGEEFAAGGNTCLYGATGGKLYIRACVGERFAVRNSGAVSVVEGTGDNACEYMTGGIVVTLGNTGINFGAGMTGGLAFIYDPEKSFVDKMNQELVEALRIDTDDTERERLYLKRLLLDYINETESLKAQDILENYRAEIRNFWMVKPKNMTVLPLDPDEGD, encoded by the coding sequence ATGGGTAACAATGTAAAATTACTTACTTCATTTAAAGATAATTGTGGTTTTGGGTTAATGGCTGATTTAAAAAACAGACCAAGCCATAATAACTTAGAAGATGCGATTACATCACTAGAGAGAATGATGCACAGAGGTGCTGTTGCTGCTGATGGAAAAACAGGTGATGGTTCTGGATTATTAATGTCAATACCGGAAAAATTCATGAGAAAAATTACTTCTGAAGAAGGTATTGATTTACCTGAAAACTACGGTATTGCTATGATATTTACTGAAGATTTAAGCGATATAGAAATCTTCAAAGGCATTTGTGAAAACAACGATTTAAAAATATTATACACACGAGAAGTACCTATTAATAAAGATGCATTAGGGGCACAAGCATTAGCCTGTTTACCCTATATCATACAAGTATTTGTAGCTGCAAATTCATTAATGTCATCAAAAAGACTTGATGCTATGTTGTATTTAACAAGAAAAGAATGTGAACATCAATTATTAGGAAAAGAAGAATTTTATATTCCCTCATTTTCTTCTAGAGTAATATCCTATAAAGGTTTGATAATGCCTACGCATATCAAACAGTTTTATGTTGATTTTAATGATGAAGATTTTGCTATTACTTTTGCATTATTTCATCAAAGATTCTCAACCAATACACTTCCTCAATGGAGATTAGCTCAACCTTTTAGAACTATTGCTCATAATGGAGAAATAAATTCTGTAGAAGCTAATAGAGTAAATGTACGTATTAAATCAGAAAAAATAGAATCTGAAGTATTTACACAAGCAGAGTTAAACAGACTATTCCCGATTCTTCAAGAAGGCGGATCTGATTCTGCGTCTTTGGATAATATGTTTGAATTTTTATTAGTAAATGGTTGTGATTTTTTTAAAGCAGCACGTTCATTAATACCTGCTCCTTGGCAAAATGCACCACATATGGATCCTGAGTTAAGAGCTTTTTATGAGTATACATCAACTGCAATGGAAGCTTGGGATGGACCTGCAGCTGTTTCCTTAACAGATGGTAGATATATTGGTTGTTTAATTGACAGAAATGGCTTAAGACCTTCTAAATATGTAATAACTAAAGATCATAAAATCTATATTACTTCTGAGTATGGAACTATTGATTTTGAAGAAGAAAATATAAAAGAAAGAGGACGATTACAATCAGGGGAAATGATTGGTTTGGATTTAAAACATGGTGTTGTTTTAAAAGAAAATGATATCAATGATTATTTGAAATCTTCTCAAAACTATTCTAAATGGTTAAACAATGATATGGAATATTTACAAGAATACATTGATGAGTCTTTTTTAGATATTAGTGATTATACTTTTGATGATTTAGAAAACAGACAAAAATTCTATAATATTACCTATGAAGCTATTGATCAAATGATTGAGCCTATGAGTAAAGATGGAAAAGAACCTGTAGGTTCTATGGGAGATGATACACCTTTAGCCTGTTTTTCAGAGGTTAATAGAAATTTTACAGATTTTTTCAGACAAAAATTTGCACAAGTAACGAATCCTCCTATTGATCCATACCGAGAAAAAGTTGTAATGTCGCTGGAAACAGGATTTGGACAAATTCATAATATCTTAGATGAAAAATCTTCTTATGCAAAAAGATTGAAAGTTACTTCTCCTATTTTGATGCAAGAAAAATACAATGTATTGGTATCCTTTGGAGAAAAAAGTTCACCAAGATATGACAAATATTATAAAAATCAGCGTTTTTCAACAACATTTAAAACGGGATTAAAAGAAGCCTTAGAAAACCTTGCGAAAGAAGTAATTTATTCTATTGTAAACAATGATGTTTATATTATTCTTTTAGATGATAGAGCGGTATCAAAAGATAATAAAATTATTCCTATGGCTATGGTTGTTGGATATTTAAATCAAGCTTTATTAAAAGCCAAAATTAGACACAGCGCATCTTTTATTGCAGTATCTGGGGAAGTATATGATCCTCATATGGCTGCTGTTTTATTAGCTTATGGAGTTACAGCAATTTATCCATACATGATGTATGCATCTACTGTTGCTTTACATGAAAGACGCCTTACTAATAAATACGACATGCAAAAGAAACTTAAAAATACGCAAAAAGCCTTAAATGGTGGTTTATTAAAAATCATGTCAAAAATGGGTATTTGTACAATTGCATCTTATAGAAACTCTGCTTTATTTGATTTAATTGGTTTAAGTGATGAAATTCTAGAAGACTGTTTTGATGGAAGTTTTTCTGATTTAGCTGGTTTAGGTTATGAAGACATAGAAAAAAGAATAGAAAAATCTCATTTTAATGCCTATTATGATGATTCTCATATGTTTCCTTTAGATTTAGGTGGTTTTTATAAGTATATTGATGGCGGAGAATACCATGATTATGGTCCGAATACACTTATGGCAATGCATAATAAAAAAGCAAAAATTAAAGAAGATATAACTGATTTTGACGCGTTAAGAGAACTGGTTGAAAAACGAGACAAAAAATTTATTAGAGATTTTTTTGAATTTAATTCTGATAAAAAAGCTATACCTTTAGAAAAAGTTGAATCTTTAGATGAAATCTTTAAACGTTTTGCATCTGCTGCTATGTCACTTGGTTCAATATCACCAGAAGCGCATGAAGCAATGGCAATTACAATGAATACTATTGGTGGAATGTCAAATTCAGGTGAGGGTGGAGAAGATCCTAAACGATTTGGAACACTTAAAAACTCAAAAATTAAACAAGTTGCCTCAGGTAGATTTGGTGTTACTCCTGGATATTTACGCTCAGCTGAAGAAATACAAATTAAAGTTGCACAAGGTGCAAAACCTGGAGAAGGTGGACAATTAGCAGGGCATAAAGTTACTGCTTATATTGCTGGTTTACGTCATACAGTTGAAGGTGTTACGTTAATTTCACCTCCTCCTCATCATGATATTTATTCTATTGAAGATTTATCTCAACTGATTTTTGATTTAAAACAAATCAATCCAGAAGCTAAGATTACAGTTAAATTGGTATCAACTGTTGGTGTTGGAACAATTGCAGCAGGAGTTGCAAAAGCGTATGCTGATAGAATTGTAATTTCTGGGGCTGATGGAGGAACAGGAGCTGCTCCTTTAACTTCATTAAAACATACAGGAAATCCCTGGGAAATGGGACTTACTGAAGCACATAATGCACTAAAAGCCAATCATTTAAGAGGATCTGTTCATTTACAAACAGATGGTGGATTAAAAACAGGCTTAGATGTAATAAAAGCTGCTATGTTAGGTGCTGAGTCTTATGCATTTGGTACGGCTGCTTTAACACTTCTTGGTTGTAAAATATTAAGAATCTGTCACACAAATAAGTGCTCCGTAGGAGTTGCTACTCAAGATGAAGATTTAAGAACGTATTTTACAGGTACCGTTGAGCGATTAATTTCATATTTTAGCTTTATCGCAAGTGATGTGAGAGATATTTTAGCAAAACTTGGATATTCAAGCATAGAAGAAATTGTAGGAAGAAGTGATTTATTAAAAGTTATTGATGATAAAATGGCCCAAAAATTTGATTTCTCAAATATTTTACGAAGAATTGATGGAGTTGATACCTGTCAAAAAGAAAGAAATGTACCTTATGATAAAAATAAATTTGAAAAAGAACTCTTAAAAAAAGTTCATAGAACAATTGAAAATCCTTCTTCTGCAATTAAAATAAAAGTTAATATTTGTAATACAAACAGATCTTTTGGAACACTAATCTCAGGTGAGATTGCTAAATATTATGGAGATAAGGGTTTACCTGATAATTCTATTAATATTCATTTAAAAGGAACAGCTGGTCAGAGTTTTGGAGCATTTTTATCTAAAGGAATGAATCTTTTCTTAGATGGTCCGGCGAATGATTATATTGGTAAGGGAATGAATGGTGGTAAAATCATTATTAATCCTTTTCATCAAGGTGAAGAGTTTGCCGCTGGTGGAAATACTTGTTTATATGGAGCTACTGGTGGTAAATTATATATCAGAGCTTGTGTAGGGGAGAGATTTGCTGTAAGAAACTCAGGAGCGGTATCAGTAGTTGAAGGAACAGGGGATAATGCTTGTGAATATATGACAGGTGGGATAGTTGTAACGCTTGGAAATACTGGAATTAATTTTGGTGCTGGAATGACAGGTGGATTGGCATTTATTTACGATCCTGAAAAATCTTTTGTTGATAAAATGAATCAAGAATTAGTAGAAGCTTTACGAATTGATACCGATGATACCGAACGTGAGCGCTTGTATTTAAAACGTTTATTATTGGATTATATTAATGAAACTGAAAGTTTAAAAGCGCAAGATATTCTAGAAAACTACAGAGCTGAAATTAGAAACTTCTGGATGGTTAAACCAAAAAATATGACGGTTTTACCATTAGATCCAGACGAAGGAGATTAG
- a CDS encoding glutamate synthase subunit beta translates to MINFTKFERINPEKRDVLQRLKDYDEVYEVFEKQRAKEQSDRCMQCGIPYCHTGCPLHNFIPSWLKQTATKNPDLAFALSNETSPFPEILGRICPQDVLCEGACSLNTGHGAISIGAVETHISEEAFARGLKPKFPGITSTKKVAVIGSGPSGISAATFLLRKGIGVTMYERDDIAGGLLTYGIPGFKLDKAVVRRRFDWLLEAGMKLELNCEIGKDVQIKELEENFDSIYLAIGATKGRKSNLEGEESSNVYMAIDFLKIIQKRNFNGTSEATLNVKDKKVVVIGGGDTAMDCLRTSVREGATSVKCLYRRDEANMPGSRKEVVNSKEEGVEFVFNVSPVKILSKDNLASAVELEKTQLSDAKEGGRQKIEIIPDSSYLEDADIIVLALGFSCEEPKFLDELNISRDEWGCVETTLFKTSNAKVYSGGDCQRGAHLAVTAAADGRDAAKLMVKELLA, encoded by the coding sequence ATGATAAATTTTACTAAATTTGAGAGAATAAATCCTGAAAAAAGAGATGTCCTTCAACGTTTAAAAGATTATGACGAAGTATATGAAGTATTTGAAAAACAAAGAGCAAAAGAACAATCTGATAGATGTATGCAGTGTGGAATTCCTTATTGTCACACAGGCTGCCCTTTGCATAACTTTATTCCTTCATGGTTAAAACAAACAGCTACAAAAAATCCTGATTTGGCTTTTGCATTATCTAATGAAACGTCTCCTTTTCCAGAAATTCTGGGGCGTATTTGTCCTCAAGATGTTTTATGTGAAGGAGCCTGTTCGTTAAATACAGGACATGGAGCTATTTCTATTGGGGCTGTTGAAACACATATTTCAGAAGAAGCATTTGCCAGAGGTTTAAAACCTAAGTTCCCAGGAATTACAAGTACTAAAAAAGTAGCTGTAATTGGCTCTGGGCCTTCTGGAATTTCTGCTGCTACTTTTCTTTTAAGAAAAGGTATTGGCGTTACTATGTATGAAAGAGATGATATTGCTGGTGGTTTATTAACTTACGGTATTCCAGGTTTTAAATTAGACAAAGCAGTAGTTAGAAGAAGATTTGACTGGTTATTGGAAGCGGGTATGAAATTAGAGCTTAATTGTGAAATTGGGAAAGATGTCCAAATAAAAGAATTAGAAGAAAACTTTGATTCAATTTATTTAGCAATTGGGGCAACTAAAGGAAGAAAATCAAACCTAGAAGGCGAAGAATCTTCTAATGTATATATGGCAATTGATTTTCTAAAAATCATTCAAAAACGAAACTTTAATGGTACTAGTGAAGCAACTCTAAATGTTAAAGATAAAAAAGTAGTAGTAATTGGAGGAGGGGATACGGCAATGGATTGTCTTAGAACTTCTGTACGAGAAGGTGCTACAAGCGTTAAATGTCTTTATCGAAGAGATGAAGCAAATATGCCTGGTTCAAGAAAAGAAGTGGTTAACTCAAAAGAAGAAGGGGTTGAGTTTGTATTTAATGTAAGCCCAGTAAAAATTCTTTCTAAAGATAATTTAGCTTCAGCTGTTGAATTAGAAAAAACACAATTGAGTGACGCAAAAGAAGGTGGACGACAAAAAATTGAAATTATTCCTGATTCTTCTTATCTAGAAGATGCAGATATTATTGTTCTTGCTTTGGGATTTTCTTGTGAAGAACCTAAGTTTTTAGATGAATTAAATATTTCAAGAGATGAATGGGGTTGTGTTGAAACAACACTGTTTAAAACTTCTAATGCAAAAGTATACTCAGGTGGAGATTGCCAACGAGGTGCTCACTTAGCTGTTACGGCAGCTGCAGATGGAAGAGATGCTGCAAAACTAATGGTAAAAGAACTTTTAGCTTAG
- a CDS encoding YfhL family 4Fe-4S dicluster ferredoxin, with the protein MSLIIMDECIACDACREECPNTAIEEGDPIYVIESDRCTECVGSYDEPSCVEVCPVDCIILDKNIVETSAELQFKFDNLEEI; encoded by the coding sequence ATGTCATTAATAATTATGGATGAATGTATTGCGTGCGATGCTTGTAGAGAAGAATGCCCTAATACAGCTATTGAAGAAGGCGATCCAATATATGTAATTGAATCAGATAGATGTACTGAATGTGTAGGTTCTTATGATGAACCTTCCTGTGTAGAAGTTTGTCCCGTTGATTGTATTATCTTGGATAAAAACATTGTAGAAACAAGTGCGGAATTACAATTTAAATTTGATAATTTAGAAGAAATATAA
- a CDS encoding Ppx/GppA family phosphatase gives MAKITTVIDIGSNSMRMVVLEKSSRYAFHLINETKARVKISEGSYENNGNLQELPMKRAFDSLKSFLNIAKALKSRKVLCVATSALRDAPNSNVFLNKVKNELSLNIKIIEGEKEAYYGGIAALNLLDKKDFITMDIGGGSTEFALVKEGIIQKCISLNIGTVRMNELFFSKNDIAGAKEYIIKQLDEIKNADFDISSCVVGIGGTIRTLSKIILKKEEYPLDVIHGFSYDVSKYKYIFDAILDASSKEELKNLGVKKDRFDTIKEGTFIFKTVLDELKIKDVLSSGTGVREGVFLHDLLRNSNYKFPSNYNVSVRSLLDRFNVDSKQSSYLGSNAGKIFEVLKPLHNLDDKYKTLLVIASKLHSIGISLNFYKANDNTFDFILNGLNYDICHEARIVIAFIIKFSKKSLIKEKDMFEYEDLLPSCETMQYLSFMISINLCVNRDFSCPKVTYILDDNKLKLAFEEEMYLVKYEVDKLESPKGCKVKVVL, from the coding sequence ATGGCTAAAATAACAACTGTTATAGATATTGGGTCCAACTCAATGAGGATGGTTGTCCTGGAAAAAAGTTCACGATATGCATTTCATTTGATTAATGAAACCAAAGCAAGAGTGAAAATTTCTGAAGGTTCTTATGAAAATAATGGTAATTTACAAGAATTACCAATGAAACGTGCTTTTGATTCTCTTAAATCTTTTTTAAATATTGCAAAAGCACTAAAATCGAGAAAAGTATTATGTGTTGCTACTTCTGCTTTAAGAGATGCTCCTAATTCAAATGTTTTTTTAAACAAAGTTAAAAATGAACTGTCTTTAAATATTAAAATAATTGAAGGTGAAAAAGAAGCCTATTATGGAGGAATTGCAGCTTTGAATCTTTTAGATAAAAAAGATTTTATTACTATGGATATTGGTGGGGGTTCTACTGAGTTTGCTCTTGTAAAAGAGGGAATTATTCAAAAATGTATTTCTTTAAACATAGGAACCGTTCGTATGAACGAATTGTTTTTTTCAAAAAACGATATTGCTGGTGCTAAAGAATATATAATAAAACAATTGGATGAAATTAAAAATGCTGATTTTGATATTTCTTCCTGCGTTGTTGGTATTGGTGGAACAATAAGAACTTTAAGTAAAATCATTCTTAAAAAAGAAGAATATCCTTTGGATGTAATTCATGGTTTTTCCTATGATGTTAGTAAATATAAATATATTTTTGATGCTATTCTTGATGCTTCTAGTAAAGAAGAGCTAAAAAATCTTGGTGTAAAAAAAGACAGGTTTGATACAATTAAAGAAGGTACTTTTATTTTTAAAACAGTCTTAGATGAACTTAAGATAAAAGATGTTTTGAGTTCAGGAACTGGGGTTAGAGAAGGTGTTTTTTTACATGATTTATTAAGAAACTCTAATTATAAATTTCCTAGTAATTATAATGTAAGTGTTAGGTCTTTACTTGATAGATTTAATGTAGATTCTAAACAAAGTTCTTATTTAGGTTCCAATGCTGGAAAAATATTTGAAGTATTAAAACCTCTGCATAATTTAGATGATAAATATAAAACACTTTTAGTAATTGCCTCAAAACTTCACTCTATTGGTATTTCTTTAAACTTTTATAAAGCCAATGATAATACATTTGATTTTATACTCAATGGTTTAAATTACGATATTTGTCATGAAGCTAGAATTGTTATTGCATTTATTATTAAATTCTCTAAAAAATCCTTGATTAAAGAAAAAGACATGTTTGAGTATGAAGACTTACTCCCAAGTTGTGAAACCATGCAATATTTATCTTTTATGATTAGCATTAACTTATGTGTAAATCGAGATTTCTCTTGTCCTAAAGTTACCTACATTTTAGATGATAACAAACTAAAATTGGCTTTCGAAGAAGAAATGTATTTGGTAAAATATGAAGTAGATAAATTAGAAAGTCCAAAGGGCTGCAAAGTAAAAGTTGTTTTATGA